The window TTTATTTCAGTGCCAATTTTTCCTTTATCCGCTCCCCCGTTATTCATTCAAAGCCTCCCTGAGCATTTCCTCCCTTTCAACATGTTATTAATCTCATTTTGCAGTAATTTATGGTCCGTTTGTATATAAGAATTCAAATGCCAGAAACAGGGGCTTTGTCCCCCTTTTTGAGGGAAACTAAACCTGAGAAATTGTGTTTATCTTCGAAGGCGGGGAAGCTCCTTCTACTTCGAAAGGGGATGGAATGGGTAGTTCACTCAGAGGTCACAGTATTTACAAACAGACCTGTCGCATTCGCTGTTATTGAATTTCCACTTTGAACCCCATTTTTTAATTCCCTGGATAACCTCTATAAAGTCTTCTCCACTTTCCGTAAGAAAATATTCTGACCTGGCGGGGACTGTGGAATTGTCCACTCGCTTTACAACAAGACCTTCACTTTCCAGTTCTACCATCCGGGCGGAAAGGATTCTCGGGGTGACGCCGCTAAGTTTGCGTTTGAGCTCGTTGAAGCCTTTTTCCTTCTTTTCCCCTTTATATAATTCCAGCAGGATATGAATGGTCCAGCGTTTCCCCACGATGTTCATCGTTTTGTAGACGATACAGTTTTTCATAGTATAAACTATGATACTGTCCTTATATAAGCAATATCTTTAAAATACTACCATTGAAAGATGCCTGATGGATGTATACATTTTCTGAATATTCTTTTATTAAGGATAAGAGAGTATAATTATTTATTAAGTTAAGAGGCGATACCCATGAAGAAGACCATACCTGAAAAGAATGCTATCATCCAGCGCGACGGAGAAACCTATTTAATCGTCCCCAGAACCCCTGGAGGCTTTGTTGACCCTGCAACCCTCAGGAAGATTGCAGATGTTGCGGAGAAATACGGGGCTGCAACCCTGAAAATGACCTCCGAACAGAAGATGGCAATCGTAGGCTTGAAAGAAGAAGACATTGACGCCGCCTGGTCAGACCTCGGCATGGACGCCGGGATGGTTGCCGGACCTTTTGTAAAGGGTGTCAAGTTCTGCCTGGGAACGACTTACTGCAGGAAAGGCCAGCAGGATGCCGCAAGCCTCGGGATGAAACTGGAAGCGAGATACAGGGGGGTAAAACTTCCTTACATGATGAAAATGGCTGTTTCCGGCTGCCCGAGTTCCTGCTCCGAACCCGTGATTAAGGACGTAGGGGTTATGGGCACTGCAAAAGGCTACACCCTCATGGTGGGCGGCGCTGCCGGACTGAAACCGAGGCTTGCCGATGTTGTGGCAAAAGGCCTATCCGAAGAAGAAGTCCTGGAAGCTGTTGATAGGGTAGTTGAATTCTTCAAAGAATATGGGGAAAACAGGAAAAGACTAGGAACAATCATAGACGAAATCGGTCTGGAAGAGTTCAAAAAAGAAGTAGGTCTCTGGGAAAAGTAAAAGACCTGTTTTTCCTGTTTTTCCCTTTATTTTCCTTTTTTTCCCTTTATTTTCCTTTCTTACCTGTTTTTAGAATTTTTTATTTATATGTTTTCCTTTATGTTTTTTGCCCTTAAACGTCACAGTACTTGCAGATGGCCTTTTCACATTCTTCGTTCTGGAATTTCCACTTTAGCCCCCACCTTTTTATCCCCTGTATGATCTTTACAAAATCCCTTCCGCTTTCTGTAAGGTAATACTCGGATTTTGGGGGATTTGTGGACTCGTCAATATTCTTCATGATCATACCTTCTGCTTCAAGTTCGGTTAGCCTTTCCGAAAGGATTTTCGGAGTTATGGACCCCAGCTTTCGTTTCAGCTCATTGAAGCGCTTTTCTTTCTTTTCCCCTTTGTGCAGCTCAAGGAGGATATGGATGGTCCAGCGTTTCCCTATAATATTCATCGTCTTGTAGACTGTGCAGTCTTTCATGGTATAAACATAGAAACTGTCTGATATATAAGTTGGTATCTCTAATATACTGGTATCCAAAAGATACTATTATAAAATTTAATTTTATAAATATATTTTAAGGATATATTTGTAATAGTAAAGATAAGGAGAAAGGATCAACCGTGAAAGACAATTTACCCGAAAAAGGTGCAATCGTTCAGAGAGACCGTGAGACATACGCAATAGCTCCCCACATTCCAGGAGGAGTTGTAGACCCGGAGACTCTCATAAAAATCGCTGAAGTTGCAAAAAAGTATGGAGCAGCTGCCCTGAAGATGACCTCTGCTCAGAGAATTGCAATTGTAGGTCTTAAAGAAGAAGACCTTGACAATGCCTGGGCTGACCTTGGCATAAAGCCCGGTGCAGCAATAGGGCTCTGCGTAAGAAGTGTTAAAATGTGCCCGGGGACGACTTTCTGCAAGCAAGCTAAACAGGACTCACTGGGTCTGGGCCTCAAACTGGATGAGAAATATCACGGGATGCCCATGCCTTCAAAACTGAAAATGGGCGTTTGTGGGTGCCCTAACTCATGCGCTGAGCCTGCTATCAAGGATATAGGGATAATGGGTACAGCAAAAGGGTATAACCTTATGGTTGGAGGCTCTGCTGCCGCATCTCCCAGGCTTGCGGATGTCGTGGCAAAGGCACTTTCTGAAGATGAGGTTCTCGCAGCCGTGGACAGAATCATAACCTTCTACAAAAACTCTGGCACAAAAAAGAGGCTGGGAAAATTCATTGAGGATACCGGTCTTGATGAATTCAAAAAGCAGGTTGGACTCTAAGCCCATTCGGCTGTACAGTTTCGAAGATGCCCGACTTCACGACTGATTGAGTAGATTGATACTGCTCAGGCATATATAATTATAGAACAAAAACAGAACAAAAACGGAATAAAAACGGAATAAAAACGGAATAAAAACGGAATAAAAACGGAATAAAAACACAGAAAAATGGTCAAAAGGGGGAGAACTATATGAAAGTTGTTGAGATGAAATCATCACCGGAAAAGCCGAACCCTCACAATGTGAGCGTACGGATGCTCTATGATACGGAACATGCCCAGGCAGTACATATCGAACTCAAGCCAGGGGAAGCCTTAAAAAAACACATCACGCCTGTGGACGTGTTTTTCTATATTCTGGAGGGAAAAGGCGTAGTTGAAATTGGGGATGAACAGGAAGAAGTCAGCAGGGATATGCTGATCGAAAGCCCTGCAAAGGTTCCTCACCGCCTTCTGAACCCCGGAGACGGTATATTCAGGGTGCTTGTTGTAAAAGTTCCGAAACCGACTGAATCCACTCGCCTGCTGTAAAACGTACAGCAAGTGTAAAAACAGGTGTAAAAACAGGTGTAAAAACGGGTGTCATACATGGAAGAAAAAACAAAACCCACAAAAATCGCGGTCATTCGCTGTGACATCGTCTCGGAAGCCTGTCCCGGTGTGGGCTGCTTCAAAGCCTTCAATGAGAGGAAGTCCCACTTTGAGGGATACGATGAAGAAGCGCAGATAATTGCCTTCTTTACATGTGGGGGTTGCTCGGGCAGGAGGGTTTACCGTCTGCTGAATGCTCTGAAAAAGTATGACCTCGACGTCGTGCACCTCAGTTCCTGCATGCTCATGGAAGATAATTATCCGAAATGTCCCCATATAGATACCATCAGAAAGACGATTCAGGATGCGGGTATAAAAGTGGTGGAAGGAACACACCACTGAAAATCACACTAATGCAAGCAAAACTCAGTGAAATAAATGTACTTGTGAGTGGTATAAAGCAGCCTCTTGATGTAATAATAGCTCAGGTTTTCTTTGAAAATACAAATTGAGAATAATATAATTTGTGAATATAAGCTGAAAAAATACAAGGGTGATAAAATGGACTACGATACAACACGGGAAAAAAATACAGGTGAAAACGAAACATATGGGGGCGCACATCCTGAGCTTCAAGACCTTCCTCTTCCTCAAACCGATAATATGTTGTATTCAATTTTGAACTCTTTAAATCAGAACATAGCGAACTTTCATGCTTATCTAAAATTCAAGAGCTATATCTCCGAAGAGACCTTAAATACGGAGCTCTTGAAAAAAAGTATGGGCATTCACAGGGATTTTTCTGCTCTGTTATTACACACTAAAGAAGAAATGGTATTTATCTCTCCGGATCTTCTGGAGAAAGCAGAAAAAATGCTATTCAAAGGGGAAGCAGGCACGGACTTCATAAAGTATACCTGTAAAATGAGTAAGATAATAAATGATTATAAAGGAATGTTGTACAGGGAAGGGTATTTGCCTGACTTCAAATGGCAGTTCATGTCAACTGATATTTGACTATTTTAATATGTCAACTTTTTTCGATATATCAAATAATATTTTTCCATAAAATAATGATCTGAAGGGGGTTAATCTTCATGGTAAAACGAACAATTATAAAAATTGACGAGGAAAAATGTACAGGCTGCGGAAAATGTGTTGCACCCTGCGCTGAGGGAGCTATTCAAATCATTAACGGAAAAGCAAAAGTCGTATCCGAAGAACTTTGCGATGGTATGGGCTTCTGTATCGGAATCTGTCCCGAAGGCGCCCTATCTATTGAAGAAAGGTACACAGTTGAATTTAACAGGGAAAAAGCCGAAGCCCAGCCAAAAAAGAAAGACATCTCAATCCGCTGCTTTGAATGCGGAGCCGGAGAAGACACCCATTACCTCCTCCCCCTCAGGCACAACATGGAAAGCCTGTGGGTCTGCACTCGCTGCCTTCCCAAGCTGATCCACGGCTGATAAATCTCCTCACCAAAAAATAGTCCTCTTGAGCGTAGCGAAAAGGACCGCGTACTCCCGAGGCGCAATTCGGGATGGAAAGCCTGTGGGTCTGCACTCGCTGCCTTCCCAAGCTGATCCACGGCTGATAAATCTCCTCACCAAAAAATAGTCCTCTTGTGAAAAGTTCAGCTAAAACCCAGAAATAGTCCTCTTGAGCGCAGCGAAAAGGACCGCGGGCTCCCGACTCGCAATTCGGGCGGCGCAACCAGGAAAAACCAGGAAAAACCAGGAAATAAGATCTATGCAAAAGAAACGGCTTCTTCAGGACATCGGGCTGAATGCTTATGAAGCAGCTGCTTATCTCACTATCCTGAAGCTCGGAGTTTCAGAAGCAAGTGCTATTTGCAAGGACTCAGATGTGCCCTATGGGAAGGTATACACCGTCCTTGAGTCTCTTTCAAAAAAAGGGTTTGTAGAAGTCCAGGCATCAAGACCTAAAAAGTTCAGGGCAATTGATCCTGACGCGGCTCTAGACGTCTTTTTTGAGATCCGGAAATCCGAGATTGAAAAGGAAGTTGATATTTTAAAAGGTTCTGTCAAAGAGGCAAAAAATGCGTTGAAAGCCGTGCCTTCGCAGAAGCGAAAAGATGAGGTTTTCTGGACTACTGCAATAACAGAATCCGAAATCAGAAAATTTGCTTTTTCCATCTATGGAGAAGTAAAAAAGTCCATCTATGTAATCCCCCCTACCATCGGGATGCCCGTTGTAATCTGCCTGATACCTGAAATTCTAAAAGCCATTGACCGGGGAGTTAAAATCAGGCTGCTCATTTCCCCTCGATTTATGTATCTCTTTTCCGTGTTTTCAAGGCAGGAAGAGGAAGCTTTCAGTAAACTGAAAAATGGACTGAAGATAAGACTTGTCCAGAACTTTAACTCTTATTTTGGAGTTGTCGACGAAAGTGTTGTGGTCCTGTTCCAACCCCACCCAAAGGATAAGGACCGTATCCTTTCGGTTGTGAAAATATGGGATGCAGGGTTTGCAAAAAATCTCGGGGAGGAGTTTGAACTCCTGTGGAACAGTGGAGAAGAGCTTGACCTCGAAAAGAGAGTAGAGGAATGAGAATTTCAAAGTTCAGGAATAGATAAATAATATGCATATAGATACAATATAGCTAATATAATCTTAGATAAATATAATCAAAAAAGGCAATGGGGATTTAGTTGGAATGAAAGAACACAAAGATCTGGAACATAAAGAGTTACTGGAAAGTATGAGTGAAAAGCTGGGTTTTACCCCGCATATTCTTGAAATCCTTGGCGAGCTTGATAGCGAATCTCTGCATAAGTATAACAGGTGCAATAAGAAATTACTATCAGACGGTGCCCTGCCTGCAAAGGTCAAGATCCTGATGGCTCTCGCAGTCGTTGCTTCCAAGCAGTGCGAAAGGTGTACTGTTGTACAGATGCAGAGTGCCCTCAAGAATGGTGCCACCAAAGAGGAAATAATGGAAGTTATGGATGTCATATTCATAACCTCAGGCGCGCCTGCCGTAGCAGCCTGCAGGGACGCACTGAAATTACTCAAATAAGGCTGGTTATCCAGCTCTTCGGAACCCGGGCAAAAGAAGCTGCAGAGATTACAATACGACCTGCCTGCCCGGCTCCACACTTTAACTCCTTCTTTTTTCGTTTCAGTTCATTCCCGGCGTTATGAGCTTTCAACTCTATTTTAATTAATTGAGAATGTTCATTTTACTGAGGAATGAAAAATTATTATTACCATCCCCCCAATTAACCTCCAGATGATCATAGGTGTAATGGGGCCTGAAGGCTCGTATTCTGAAAGGGCTGCGAAATTATGGGCTCTGAAAAATAGCCCGAAGGATGCAGATTTTCGATACTTCGCAGATATAGAGGATGCGTTCCTGGCTGCAGTTAAAGGAAAAGCAGACATCTCTGTAATCCCTGTAGAAAACTCCATAGAAGGTTCCGTAGGAGTCACCCTCGATCTCCTCCTTGAAAACGAAGCTGTTATAATTGGAGAAATAGTCGTCAAAATAGAGCACTGCCTGCTCTCAAAAGGCGAACCCGAAATGATCAGGGTTATCCTGTCTCACCCCCAGGGGCTTGCCCAGTGCAGGCATTTCCTGAAAAGGCATTTTCCTGAAGCAGAACTCAGGAGTACGGGCAGCACTTCTCATGCAGCCAGGCTGGCAGGGGAATTTGAGGAAATGGCAGCAATAGCATCCTCTGAGGCTGCAGAACGTTACGGGCTGAAAATCCTGCTCTCAAGTATCCAGGACCGAAAGGAAAACCACACCCGCTTTATTGTTATCCGAGCTGAAAATAAGATTTCATTGGAGCAGACCCCGGAAGTTTCAGGCGTTGACGCAGGGGTTGATTCAGGCGTTGATGCAGGCATTGAAGGAGAATTGAGCCTGGGACCCTGCAGAAATGCAGAGCATGAGCTCCATGCTGAACACGAAACCGGGAGAGAAAAAGCCATCCCTTCGGCCTGCAAAACATCTCTTATCGTATACCTGGAAAAAGACCGGCCAGGGGCATTATATGAGCTTCTGGGGGCTTTTGCAAGAAGAAGAATTAACCTTACAAAAATCGAGTCAAGACCTTCAAAAAAGGAACTCGGGGACTATTACTTCTACATCGACTTTGAAGGGCATACAAGCGATGCACTTATAGAAGATGCATTAGAAGATATAAAATCAAAAGCTGGTACGAAGTCAAAAACTAAAACTAATACATTAAAAGTACTGGGTTCCTATCCGGCCTTCAAGATTTCCGGATAATCAGGAGCCTTCAGGTTTGAAAAAGAAACTTTACATGGATACATAATACGGAAAATACTTACGGAAAATACTTACGGAAAATACTTACGGAAAATACTTACGGAAAATACTTACGGAAAATACTTACGGAAAATACTTACGGAAAATACTTACGGA is drawn from Methanosarcina lacustris Z-7289 and contains these coding sequences:
- a CDS encoding CGGC domain-containing protein, translated to MEEKTKPTKIAVIRCDIVSEACPGVGCFKAFNERKSHFEGYDEEAQIIAFFTCGGCSGRRVYRLLNALKKYDLDVVHLSSCMLMEDNYPKCPHIDTIRKTIQDAGIKVVEGTHH
- a CDS encoding nitrite/sulfite reductase domain-containing protein, translated to MKKTIPEKNAIIQRDGETYLIVPRTPGGFVDPATLRKIADVAEKYGAATLKMTSEQKMAIVGLKEEDIDAAWSDLGMDAGMVAGPFVKGVKFCLGTTYCRKGQQDAASLGMKLEARYRGVKLPYMMKMAVSGCPSSCSEPVIKDVGVMGTAKGYTLMVGGAAGLKPRLADVVAKGLSEEEVLEAVDRVVEFFKEYGENRKRLGTIIDEIGLEEFKKEVGLWEK
- a CDS encoding winged helix-turn-helix transcriptional regulator, producing the protein MKNCIVYKTMNIVGKRWTIHILLELYKGEKKEKGFNELKRKLSGVTPRILSARMVELESEGLVVKRVDNSTVPARSEYFLTESGEDFIEVIQGIKKWGSKWKFNNSECDRSVCKYCDL
- a CDS encoding nitrite/sulfite reductase domain-containing protein, which produces MKDNLPEKGAIVQRDRETYAIAPHIPGGVVDPETLIKIAEVAKKYGAAALKMTSAQRIAIVGLKEEDLDNAWADLGIKPGAAIGLCVRSVKMCPGTTFCKQAKQDSLGLGLKLDEKYHGMPMPSKLKMGVCGCPNSCAEPAIKDIGIMGTAKGYNLMVGGSAAASPRLADVVAKALSEDEVLAAVDRIITFYKNSGTKKRLGKFIEDTGLDEFKKQVGL
- a CDS encoding prephenate dehydratase — encoded protein: MIIGVMGPEGSYSERAAKLWALKNSPKDADFRYFADIEDAFLAAVKGKADISVIPVENSIEGSVGVTLDLLLENEAVIIGEIVVKIEHCLLSKGEPEMIRVILSHPQGLAQCRHFLKRHFPEAELRSTGSTSHAARLAGEFEEMAAIASSEAAERYGLKILLSSIQDRKENHTRFIVIRAENKISLEQTPEVSGVDAGVDSGVDAGIEGELSLGPCRNAEHELHAEHETGREKAIPSACKTSLIVYLEKDRPGALYELLGAFARRRINLTKIESRPSKKELGDYYFYIDFEGHTSDALIEDALEDIKSKAGTKSKTKTNTLKVLGSYPAFKISG
- a CDS encoding TrmB family transcriptional regulator, yielding MQKKRLLQDIGLNAYEAAAYLTILKLGVSEASAICKDSDVPYGKVYTVLESLSKKGFVEVQASRPKKFRAIDPDAALDVFFEIRKSEIEKEVDILKGSVKEAKNALKAVPSQKRKDEVFWTTAITESEIRKFAFSIYGEVKKSIYVIPPTIGMPVVICLIPEILKAIDRGVKIRLLISPRFMYLFSVFSRQEEEAFSKLKNGLKIRLVQNFNSYFGVVDESVVVLFQPHPKDKDRILSVVKIWDAGFAKNLGEEFELLWNSGEELDLEKRVEE
- a CDS encoding cupin domain-containing protein; its protein translation is MKVVEMKSSPEKPNPHNVSVRMLYDTEHAQAVHIELKPGEALKKHITPVDVFFYILEGKGVVEIGDEQEEVSRDMLIESPAKVPHRLLNPGDGIFRVLVVKVPKPTESTRLL
- a CDS encoding carboxymuconolactone decarboxylase family protein, coding for MKEHKDLEHKELLESMSEKLGFTPHILEILGELDSESLHKYNRCNKKLLSDGALPAKVKILMALAVVASKQCERCTVVQMQSALKNGATKEEIMEVMDVIFITSGAPAVAACRDALKLLK
- a CDS encoding winged helix-turn-helix transcriptional regulator; amino-acid sequence: MKDCTVYKTMNIIGKRWTIHILLELHKGEKKEKRFNELKRKLGSITPKILSERLTELEAEGMIMKNIDESTNPPKSEYYLTESGRDFVKIIQGIKRWGLKWKFQNEECEKAICKYCDV
- a CDS encoding ATP-binding protein, yielding MVKRTIIKIDEEKCTGCGKCVAPCAEGAIQIINGKAKVVSEELCDGMGFCIGICPEGALSIEERYTVEFNREKAEAQPKKKDISIRCFECGAGEDTHYLLPLRHNMESLWVCTRCLPKLIHG